In Carassius auratus strain Wakin unplaced genomic scaffold, ASM336829v1 scaf_tig00020786, whole genome shotgun sequence, the sequence aattcaGGTAAGTAATTTGTTAagaaataattcattaaaacaattagaataaatCAGAAAGTGAATGATAATGTgatgttctctttctctctctctatcttatTGCTAAATTCACGAGTGTCACTAAATTTCAAGTCTATTTGAAGAGCAATAGTGTTAGCattcaataaacatatattgcttCATTGTGTAAAAAATATGTCTTTAATCTAGTCTTTAAAAATGAAGTCCAGTAATCAGACATAATTCAGTAATTACATAATCCAAAAATACTAGAAGAATTGTTAGTTAGATCTGAAATCATATTTAAACTGTAGCCAGCACCCATTTTTTGAAAGTCATGTGCTTCTTAGTAAAACCatccgcagagagagagagagagagagagagagagagagagagagagagagagagagagagagagagagagaggtgagattTCAAACTGAGTATTTTTTATGATGCATTATttagtttaaaacatttaaaaaatttaattgtgaaaaaataaatattggtcATAATAAtctgcatgtttaattcagtttttatttatttatttatttattttaggtatGGCTGGCAGTAACTATCAACTATGGAAGATAATGTTACAGGGATGTACCTGTAGATTAATAGCCTCAGATAAGGAcgtgacacacacacgcacacacaaaaccCTGTAAACACTTGAACAAATGAATCTAACAGATCTGCAAAGAAAAATACACGAGTGTGTTAACTCTATACTCCAAGTTTTCTATCAAAACAGCTGTTTTGGAAAATGCAATTATTCAGAGTAAATGCTGACCTGCACCCATTTTCCTTCCAATCTGTTCTTTAGAGTGAAACTGAAAGTGACCTGCATGTATAAATACACCCTCTGATGAGAGCTGCTTTCAATTCATAACTGCACATCCTTCAGGAGCACAAGACAGTAAAGATAGTTCTGTGATTGGTATTTGTTTAAAAGACAAAAGATTCCTAATGGGAGCAAAAGAATCAAAACCAACTGAAGGTAAGTACTGCATTGAATAATGGGATTGTCTCTGAGTCTGACTATGATAACCGACATAcatctttatttactttttaaatatatatttccatctatttaatcaaattttacctatttaaatgcagaaatgaaaTACATCAGTTTAACAAAATTAACTAATTCGGAATAAAAAGAATGCATTTAAAAGTCTATTTGAATGACTTGACCGAGTCTGGATCCTGTAGTCACTCTCAGGTGTCTGTTGTTAGAATACAGACTGAACCTTGGGTATTTAACAGATCTTAAGCAGTATGGGCATACAGTGTACACATAAGAGTGTTACATTATAAGAATGGCTGTGGTTCTGAAACAGAAGCTAATAAAATAATagcaaatatataaagtattttaatgataattacactcacataaattatattatattatgtaatatgcaCAAATCTAATCTGTGATTGAAGCAAACAGCAGCCCTCGGTTGCTCCGCTGTGGCTGTTGTGATATACAGCAGTGGAGTACACAGATCTTCGGAGCGGCAGGGGAGAAGTGGTGTGACCGAAAGGGCTTCGACCCGAGATCAAGGCCATCTTTTAATAAACTAAACTTGTTTTACTCCTTTTCCCATCACATATCAGATCAGAAAGGCATTTATTGTCAATAAAAACAAAGGAAATATTAGAAAATTCGAAATAAAACTTCATTAATAATACAGTGTTATTAAGTGGTTAGCTGTATATGTGTAGGGAGGTTTTTGTCCCAATAATGTTGCattaattcaataatatttttatgtatgatCATTTAagcatattattttattgtgtattgtgttttataatgtactacagcactgaaatataaatatgtaccACCTAACCACTATTTACTCAATTAATATTAGTTCTGTTCAGTATGTAAAGTACAATAATAAGTTCACCTGGACAATACAGCATTGTTTActagtagggatgcacgatattggattttggccgatattcgatatgccgatattttcaaaataattttggccgatgccgataccgatatcgatatatatacaaatatatactgatatatttaaactttaattttactgaagagaaatccatgtatctcttctgtactgattctaccataaatgtattattttacaaatgtagactgacattcacatctgaaaaacaggtcaattatttcacttggagaatatcggtttggctcatcggcagaaatattcatatcggccgataccgataatggtcattttgagcttttatcggccgataccgatattgtgccgatattatcgtgcatccctatttaCTAGTATGAATCCTTAATTAACAAGACTTTGTAAAAAGAATGGttagtacatttatttgtaaGGTAACAGCCTCAGCAGCTGAACTGAATTAATATTATGTCATGTGACAACACTTTAGCACACTTCTCTGAAACATTTGTtgcttattgtatatttttttcacactttttatcTTAAACCCCGTTGCACACCATTTCCAGGAAACATGTCGTACAAACCAGAAACCGAAGCAAAACGTTGCACACTAGTTTGAGCTTGAACCTGTTCCTGGTTCAGCTGTGTTACTTTTCCTGTTTGGTCCTGTGTTTGAGCAAAGTGAAACATGTCTGACACAAAAAGTCACtccccagtttatcttgctccaaagaAGAGGTCattagtacaaaaaaataattgtctGGCTcagttattttatatgatttatattttaatgaatccATTTCACACTAGCAATTTTAGTTTATCtgttattataaatcatttatattaatGAGTCTTTATCATTGTATGTAACACGTTTATCTTGTGATAAAGCaggataatttattttatttgtcctctttcaTGAAAAGTATTTTTCCCATATTCTTTCTTCATATTCTTTAATCTCTTAACCTTTAACCTTAAACTAAGGTTTGTGATTGGATgttcaccagtgatgtcacacatgtGCTCCACAAACTCTGGATCAAAGCCTGAGCtgacaaaaaaaactaacaaaaaaaaaccacCAATGGAAAGTTGATGATCTGCAGCATGGTACCAACAATACCTTACTGGAGAgctttggttttgtcaactcgaaactaatcctgtaactctgaatttgttcatctatcatcatggtacaggcccctggtctGCTATTGTCAGGGTGTGTTGTTAATAATTGTTACCTCCTGTGTTTCTTGTGCTTCTTTCTTGGTTCTGTCCTGTATTTTGGATGTATGTCTCTGTGGATTATCATTTAAGGATGTTAAACTGCATTTGGACCTGCTGCCTGTTGCCTATTTGGGCTTTTTCGGAACACAAACACTCCTGTTATCAttctgcaaacattatgggaatgttacttttgatatGTTCCCTAAACATTATGAAACCAGTAGAATTGTAAAAAATGTTACAAGAACATCCAACTAAAACATCTCTGAAAAACAGTTCTATAAACGATGATTAATtcctttttatgtgtgtgttaatgtttttaaaacattattaaaaccaTAAACTTTGAACAAATttcatattaaagggttagttcacccagatagcaaatttatgtaattaataacttaccctcatgttgtttcaaacccttaaaacctccgtttatcttttgaacacagtttaagatattttagatttagtccgagagctctcagtccctccattgaagctgtgtgtacggtctactgtccatgtccagaaaggtaagaaaaacatcatcaaagtagtccatgtgacatcagagggtcagttagaattttttgaagcatcaaaaatacattttggtccaaaaatagcaaaaacgacgactttattcagcattgtcttctcttccgtgtctgtgtgagagagagttcaaaacaaagcagtctggatatccggttcacgaacgaatcattcagttcaccaaatcgaactgaatcgttttaaacggttcgcatctctaatacgcattaatccacaaatggcttaagctgttaacttgtttaatgtgtctgacactccctctgagttcaaacaaaccaatatcccggagtaattcatgtactcaaacagtacactgactgaactgctgtgaagagagaactgaagatgaacaccgagccgagccggttcttttgcgctcgacgtaatggtgtCATTTGCGATGATCGCCCTGggttcaagccttcggtttacccgcattcataacactagcacagaatcagttcagaatcaatcaccaaaagaatcagttcagttcagacgctctgtgtgtcggtctgcttcacgctgaatcacacatgcgcagcatcatcagctcctcggttctcgaatcagacgcatctgacagaaacggttcttgactcgtgaacgagtgaatgttttgttcgttatctggctcggctcggtgttcatcttcagttctctcttcactgcagttcagtcagtgtactgtttgagtaaatgaattactccgggatattggtttgtttgaactcagagggagtgtcagacacattaaaaaagttcacagcttaagtcatttgtggattaatgcgtattagagatgcgaaccgtttaaaacgattcagttcgatttggtgaactgaatgatttgttctcgaaccagatatccagactgctttgatttgaactctctctcacaacagacacggaagagaagacaatgctgaataaagtcgtcgtttttgctatttttggaccaaaatgtattttcgatgcttcaaaaaattctaactgaccctctgatgtcacatggactactttgatgatgtttttcttacctttctggacatggacagtagaccgtacacacagcttcaatggagggactgagagctctcggactaaatctaaaatatcttaaactgtgttcggaAGATATACggtggtcttacgggtttgaaacaacatgagggtaagttattaaatacataaatttgctatctgggtgaactaacccttacgaaaggaaaatatatttaccaatatatttcttaaaatatattgtgatatattgtaatatattattttccctttttattttctaatattttatatattcaaatacatttaataatatattgatgatacatatattatataatatattgcaaaatatacaaatgattgccactttcaatatattacaatatatcggaaaaaataaatatatataagaatatatgcctaatatattacacgatattttccaatatactgcaatatatttttgtttcataagggaaccCTTTAATGATACTATAAAGACATTTGTAAATTTGAGAGATTCTAGTCAGAATGTTAGCCAAAGTTCTGAGAGCAATCTGTTagatacaatttaatttattgttaaactgaattgtttatttgatctttatagatattttttcttcttcacagtACTGGATGAAGCATGGAGGTCATTTGACTGGAGGTAAGCTACATATACAGAGGTTGTGTGGACTATGTGGTATGTATCTGTTCAAAGATATGGAAAATTTGGTATTTGTAGAAAGCCACAATAGCTAAAATCATATTTAGGCCTACctactgtaaaatatacattgtCTATTAAAAATTAgtttcacattatttgtattaatgtagTATGCATATGTCTTTGTCAATTATCATTTGTAGACAGAAGAAAGCACTGAAAGACCGTCTAGAAAAGTTTACTCCGAGTAATCCAGATGTGACAAACATCAAGATCCTGGTGGCTGGACAAATTGGAGCAGGGAAGTCCAGCTTTATTAACTCTGTCCTTAGTGCCTTTCAGGGAGAAATAGTTAATGAAGCACTAGCTGATACTTCACAATCAACCAAAAGTCACAGTTTCACAACAAGAGTAAGCATTATTTTACTTCTATATTGCACACAAATGGTAGCTGTTAAGACTGTAGGAATTTGCTTTTAGGAAATATAGACAAATCATCAACCAAACCAGACATTTGTATAAATCATACGCATTGTctgatatttaacaatatatgttgccatttttctctgtctttttttttcttcttacagcTGAGAACATACCGCATCAGAAGTGGAGATGCAGATTTGCCTTTTGAAATCTGTGACATAAAAGGTTTAGAACCTGACGAATTATCTGAGAGTCAAATAGATGACATTGTCAACACCATATATGGACATGTGAAGGAGGGATATAAAGTAAGACATTCAATTAAAAGTTAAAGGgatcattcacccaaaaatgaaaattcacaaaagaagatattttgaagaatgttggtaaccaaacagttgctggcagCCATTGACTGGGATGTGATAAATGTGttgcacattcttcaaaatatttcctGTTGTAtttaacataagaaagaaactcacacaggtttggaacaacttgagcgtgagtaaatgattacaacatttatttttttggggtgaactatcccattaactacattcatttaatttcaaattaacatttgaaTTTGCACAATATCtctcacatttttatattttgtttttatttcatgaacCTAGTTCGAGGATAAACCTATCACTAGCGACGATGAACATTACAATCAAAACCCTTCACTGTCTGATCAAGCCTTCTGCGTAGTTTACGTCATAGATGCAAATACAATCCATCTCTCTGCAGAAGATAAGATAATTACAGAGAAACTGAGGCTCATTCGCCAAAAAATCAGTGATAATGGTACGTGAAACTTTCTATGATTTTTATCTTTCTTATGCAcaacattataattaattatagctCCTACATTCCACAAGGAAACTAGTTTAGCATACATgcatatttgaaatacatttcaaCAATAGATAAAGATGCTTTAAGTGAAccaataaaaaatattgcctTTGTTTTGGACAAGATGAGGAAATGGAAAACGcaggaatatattacaaaatgtagatTTGTATAATTTGGATGAAAACACTTTCATCTTTCTCATTGCAGGGATTCCTCAAGTGATTGTCATGTCTAAAGTGGATGAAGCAAGTCCTCTTGTCAAAAATGATCTAAAGATGGTCTACAGAAGCAATATAATCAAAAAGAAGGTACTGTAGGTCATTTAATCATCTATACATGTTATATGATGTTTTCTATAGTTTTACAAACAATTTTGCATTGTGTTTCTGTCCAGATGGAGTTGTGCAGTGCCACAGTCGGTGTTCCAATGAGCAAAATCTTCCCAGTGAAGAACTATCATAATGAGATTAACACAAACGATGATGTTGATGTCTTGATTCTCAAGGCATTTGATCAGATTTTGCGTTCTGCTGATGCTGAACTGAGGCATGGTGCTTACAACGAATGTAAACAACAATAATAGCCTTTAGGGTTGAATGTATAGTTAACGAAATGTATCATCTGAATCAAAATGCATTCCATGTGCAACATAGTACAGGTTATAGCCAACAACTGAGAATGATAAAAGggactcacacatacacacagtattAGAAATTGCTACATAAATTAGCTGTGTCAGCTTGATTGGCTTGAAcacaattaacaacaacaaactcaaaatgataaaaaaagtaattctatttaaaaattttaaaaaaaatgttagctcTTCCTGTTGTTGTTGCTAGCTGGATTTTTCTGCTCTTCTTCTCCGTAATGGCTCTCTACTGAAATATtctgcaatttaatttttttttcagctggtgcTATGTTTCAGTTCATTCAGCATCTACATATAATTCATCATGAGAATCAACATGCTAATAAGTATTACTTTATATAACCCTTACTAAATAACCAGCACTAAATGTGAAGTAAAAATCCTATATGCTACTCTGTTCCTACTGTTACACTATATTATCTTCAAGTaatgatatttattaattaattgcaaaCCACTATCTTAAAATTCAGCAGTACATTTTCAAAAGAACACACAGTCTTCTGGTTTTGCCGCAGTGAGCTCTGACACAAAAACTAGTCtaatgttgctcagttttgttacagtaagttaagctccgattttttttttca encodes:
- the LOC113076593 gene encoding interferon-induced protein 44-like → MGAKESKPTEVLDEAWRSFDWRQKKALKDRLEKFTPSNPDVTNIKILVAGQIGAGKSSFINSVLSAFQGEIVNEALADTSQSTKSHSFTTRLRTYRIRSGDADLPFEICDIKGLEPDELSESQIDDIVNTIYGHVKEGYKFEDKPITSDDEHYNQNPSLSDQAFCVVYVIDANTIHLSAEDKIITEKLRLIRQKISDNGIPQVIVMSKVDEASPLVKNDLKMVYRSNIIKKKMELCSATVGVPMSKIFPVKNYHNEINTNDDVDVLILKAFDQILRSADAELRHGAYNECKQQ